A genomic segment from Gopherus evgoodei ecotype Sinaloan lineage chromosome 6, rGopEvg1_v1.p, whole genome shotgun sequence encodes:
- the RXFP3 gene encoding relaxin-3 receptor 1: protein MDAPCEPSYCSLAVSMEGASLAGHFGNGTNESLQEPFRSINLERADGLQGDSSAVLRIVISSVYSVVCALGLVGNLLVLYLMKSKQGWKKSSVNLFVTSLALTDFQFVLTLPFWAVENALDFTWLFGKAMCKIVSYVTAMNMYASVFFLTAMSVARYHSVASALSSRQGSAGCCSAKWLCLLIWGAAMLASLPHAIFSTTATVFNEELCLVKFPEGRGNSAQFWLGLYQAQKVLLGFLVPLAVISLCYLLLLRFLGERHVGRACGGPKRRAKVTRSVTVVVLSFFLCWLPNQALTAWGILVKLNVVHFSPQYFLSQAYLFPVSVCLAHCNSCLNPLLYCLLRREFRTALRRLLWRLASPSLTATRPFTASTKPEPEEQALRALVPASALPPAAAPQPELLYYPPGVVVCSGRWDVLPSSSAEQRC from the coding sequence aTGGACGCCCCGTGTGAGCCCAGTTACTGCTCACTCGCCGTCAGCATGGAgggagcctccctggccgggcACTTCGGCAACGGGACCAACGAGTCCCTGCAGGAGCCCTTCAGGAGCATCAACCTGGAGCGAGCCGACGGGCTGCAGGGGGACAGCTCCGCCGTCCTGCGCATCGTCATCTCCAGCGTCTACTCGGTGGTGTGCGCCCTGGGGCTGGTGGGCAACCTGCTGGTGCTCTACCTGATGAAGAGCAAGCAGGGCTGGAAGAAATCCTCCGTCAACCTCTTCGTGACCAGCCTGGCGCTCACCGACTTCCAGTTCGTGCTGACGCTGCCCTTCTGGGCGGTGGAGAACGCCCTGGACTTCACCTGGCTCTTCGGCAAGGCCATGTGCAAGATCGTCTCCTACGTGACGGCCATGAACATGTACGCCAGCGTCTTCTTCCTCACCGCCATGAGCGTGGCCCGCTACCACTCCGTGGCCTCGGCGCTGAGCAGCCGGCAGGGCAGCGCCGGGTGCTGCTCGGCCAAGTGGCTCTGCCTCCTCATCTGGGGCGCGGCCATGCTGGCCTCCCTGCCCCACGCCATCTTCTCCACCACCGCCACCGTCTTCAACGAGGAGCTCTGCCTGGTCAAGTTCCCCGAGGGCCGGGGCAACAGCGCCCAGTTCTGGCTGGGCCTCTACCAGGCCCAGAAGGTGCTGCTGGGCTTCCTGGTGCCGCTGGCGGTCATCAGCCTCTGctacctgctgctgctgcgctTCCTGGGCGAGCGCCACGTGGGCCGGGCCTGCGGCGGGCCCAAGCGGCGGGCCAAGGTGACCCGCTCGGTGACGGTGGTGGTGCTCTCCTTCTTCCTCTGCTGGCTGCCCAACCAGGCGCTCACCGCCTGGGGCATCCTGGTCAAGCTCAACGTGGTGCACTTCAGCCCGCAGTACTTCCTCTCGCAGGCCTACCTCTTCCCCGTCAGCGTGTGCCTGGCGCACTGCAACAGCTGCCTCAACCCGCTGCTCTACTGCCTGCTGCGCCGCGAGTTCCGCACCGCCCTGCGCCGCCTGCTCTGGCGCCTGGCCTCGCCCTCGCTCACCGCCACGCGCCCCTTCACCGCCAGCACCAAGCCCGAGCCCGAGGAGCAGGCGCTGCGCGCCCTGGTGCCCGCCAGCGCGCTGCCCCCCGCCGCCGCCCCCCAGCCCGAGCTCCTCTACTACCCGCCCGGCGTGGTGGTGTGCAGCGGCCGCTGGGACGTGCTGCCCAGCAGCTCCGCCGAGCAGCGCTGCTGA